A stretch of Deltaproteobacteria bacterium DNA encodes these proteins:
- a CDS encoding PLP-dependent transferase produces MMAKFNTKAVHVGQKPDKETGAVISPIYQTTTYQQSAPGEHKGFDYTRADNPNFRNLEAVLAALEEAKYATVFSSGLGAALAVLNLLEAGDHVVAGNDLYGGSYRLFKKWGERFGLSFTFVDSTNANAFQKAVSQKTKLIWMESPTNPLLRLSDIAAISKMAKAKKILTVVDNTFASPYFQKPLNLGADLVLHSTTKYIGGHSDVIGGVVATNREDLQEMLHFRRMALGVNPSPFDCWLTQRGVKTLGIRMEQHQKNAKAVAAFLKKHPLCKKVYYPGFGGMVSAEFKLSNAETKKLISRFELFTLAESLGGVESLVCHPATMTHASIPAEERAKSGLTDGLVRFSVGIEDSEDLIDDLEKALSQL; encoded by the coding sequence ATGATGGCAAAATTCAATACGAAAGCAGTTCATGTGGGGCAGAAACCGGACAAAGAAACGGGTGCTGTCATCTCACCGATTTATCAAACAACAACGTACCAACAATCAGCGCCGGGGGAACACAAAGGATTTGATTATACCCGTGCGGATAATCCCAATTTTAGAAATTTGGAAGCAGTGTTGGCCGCTTTGGAAGAGGCAAAATATGCAACCGTTTTTTCTTCGGGACTTGGCGCGGCGTTGGCGGTTTTAAATTTGTTGGAAGCGGGAGATCATGTTGTTGCGGGCAATGATTTATATGGTGGAAGTTATCGCCTCTTCAAAAAATGGGGGGAAAGATTTGGTCTGAGTTTTACTTTTGTAGATAGTACCAATGCGAACGCATTTCAAAAAGCTGTTTCACAAAAAACAAAACTAATTTGGATGGAGTCGCCGACCAATCCATTGCTCCGTTTAAGCGACATCGCCGCTATTTCAAAAATGGCAAAAGCAAAAAAGATTTTGACGGTGGTGGATAATACTTTTGCCTCCCCCTATTTTCAAAAACCGCTGAATCTGGGAGCCGATCTTGTTTTGCACAGCACCACAAAATATATCGGCGGGCATTCCGATGTGATTGGGGGTGTTGTTGCAACCAATCGGGAGGATTTGCAGGAGATGCTTCATTTCAGAAGGATGGCGTTGGGTGTGAATCCTTCGCCATTTGATTGTTGGCTTACGCAACGCGGAGTGAAGACGCTGGGAATTCGGATGGAACAACATCAGAAAAACGCAAAAGCCGTTGCCGCTTTTTTAAAAAAACACCCCCTTTGCAAAAAAGTTTATTATCCCGGTTTTGGCGGGATGGTCTCTGCTGAATTTAAATTATCGAATGCCGAAACAAAAAAACTAATCAGCCGTTTTGAACTTTTTACTTTGGCGGAAAGTTTAGGCGGAGTGGAATCTCTGGTTTGCCACCCCGCAACCATGACCCACGCATCCATTCCCGCTGAAGAACGCGCCAAAAGCGGATTAACAGATGGCTTAGTCAGGTTTTCCGTGGGCATAGAAGACAGCGAAGATTTAATTGACGATTTAGAAAAAGCTTTGAGTCAATTATAA